The Dioscorea cayenensis subsp. rotundata cultivar TDr96_F1 chromosome 8, TDr96_F1_v2_PseudoChromosome.rev07_lg8_w22 25.fasta, whole genome shotgun sequence genome segment tagtttttttcgattgttatgatttgtgtaatatttataatgtacatttccgcttcgtttgatatggttgcgttttacaaatgaggttgacgtttaagaaatgagatgttacagctttaacatttgttgtccccTGCTttaaagtattctcgtctctgtttaacaaaatgggtctctgtttaacattttatatctctgctttaATAACTCGAGAGTtctaccgtttaaaaccttatatttccgcttaaaacttttgtgaatactgcatgttgaatgtgttgttattgtcgcagcttGTGATTAtagcggtcaacctagttaatggccgatgctatttgacaccggtagtggagactttagctaaattgaaaaataacatgacccctcgacatcgggagattattcgacggaCACCGCTTGCTGGCTCATCGAGctagaagctatataccaagagagagcccttcttgattctcttttcgcaaaggtacgatggtcgcaccaataaattcgggatcggggaaagctctGCCGAGTTTcgggacctcaagatgtggctcTCGTGCTTgagtctgcgttgcgatggcgacgcagtggtctttcgaagaagaagacCGGTCGGctcaagggcggtatctatcaaagacctacgagagacagcgagactccatcaagagcactctgttgcaacttgttcgacagaggggagaagaagataatttcgtcaaactcctgatggtgtacctcatggggacagtcctcttcccaaatacatcatgctttCGGTCCGaatcggatcgttgattacgtcgatgatctaccgacccatggggAGACGCGACGTGGGCacagcgacgcacaagtggcttatggaggatattccatgcggtaccgctcgagtgcaagatagatgctgcggggaagaagaccaacacgaggtacattaagggttgctcggtcgcgcttaacgcccCGGGTTTCTACGAGTGACcgagcggggaagaaagtccgcttcggcaagatcccaaggatgttgtctacggtgaaagtacttaccggaagcaagtgacggtagaaacgagcttgtcatcgctcgatggaaaagaggtaataaatcatggacaatgtttaacataagtctttaacgcttaaacattttatttagcgctttaactttagtatttaccgctttaactcttattcatactcgggtttaaatatttttgttctccgctttaattatattctataacgtttaaatatataaacactgctgtttaaaatatttttttatagtttaaaaatgaatgatttcactgaaattgtttggtttacatatgttagtttcccgaGCTGGTTCCGTGaatcgtcaagaagaaatatttgttggggtcAACCGAGCGGATGAGATGCcattgctcccgaaccacttgctcggcgcgggatgagaggcggccTCATCGCTGCGTACTGGGACGCCttttctcctacttccaccccaccacgcgcacgcattccctcgagccgagaagccctcccctacccgcagattgcaacaaccccctaccacgacaacgacggtCCCCTCGAGTGTGGCagtccccgaccatggcagcccctccgaccgtgaGCAATCCCaccggtgacattaggcgaagatgtcacgcAACTCTTAGCGCAGCATgccggatattgatgaccgagtttctcGACTTGTCGCTCGTGTCGAGTGCCGGAAGGGACGTTCACAAATCGgtcgcgccatccctcgaaagaactgaagcacccgggacgaacgaggcgtcgggaATTTCGACGAtgaggacatcatcgggaaggtcattccaaaggcggccacattcaagagacttgcgaaaaagaggagaacaatatcgcctcgTCTCCACTGCCGTCGACGATGAagcaatagcaacaccatcggcgacGATGTcgttgttgagaaggacatcgtagatgatgtggccgctgCACTGCTGAGAAGgccgttgactctcttctcgatgaaatcctcgacccggtggaaccggctgccgagattacggcatcaaagatggacacaatcaatgaagatcaagaacaagttaagggtgtgtcccCCAATGATgctgttgtcatggccacggttgagaagatcgtcgaatccgttgccgtggccgtggacgtgtctgcggttgatgctcgCCGCCGTCGTCCTCAGCATCGAGCtgtgacacaatcccacaacaagaacaaccatgtaaggatgtgtctgcagcTTGATGCtcgtcgccatcgtccccgcgatcgaaggaagatgtctgcgaagaccccgaccgagcaacgagagatgatcaaggccaatcaaacatTGGACCGGGACGGCTCGGAAAagcttttattcaagaagaagaaatgggttggctctaAGTCGTCTTTAACAAATActgagcgaggagttgatgaggatcttcctcaatcgCTTCTATGGATCgagtaagtgtaaagtttttatgatattgtttaaaggtttttattatagtgtttaacaattacctaatagtgtttaatacctttatgttatcatttaatttgtctacttaacatttaattatatataatatcatgtaacaattgataatatcatttaaatatttataatatggtcttattatatctcatatcgTTTAACCTCATAGACTCGTCGTGGAAGAATGACACTCGTCGAGACTcacacgcgacaaattatacacgtcgcttgaggggaaggagatggtcatcgatgatgtgatgggacgcttttcagtatgcataatacaaaagtcgctgagcaaagagccatatccttacaagaagcgcgtcTCCATCACCAGACGCTTGCATACTGTTTATGTCCAgcgtgaagacgcacatgacacaattatggctataaTCGGGGATGCATCGCAGaaccgcatgaagttcaaattgtcatcctcccaataatcatgaatggccacttccatgtcgctcgtcccggacaatgataaacaagaatacagggcattattcttcatgtccgaggtacgataaggacgcgttggacatggtaagttctttaattatgtccgattaatatctgtttggtatttaaatcggtattctaatctcgacttgcatatctcgacaacggaatctattcgacatttgtgtcgatatggagttcggcgagtcggcgacggcaaagtacccactgCGTACGcgacatagaaaccccacgccaaaaacaaggaagcgtctaTTGCGCCGCtcacgtcatgcggtttatcgagcaattactttggggtgagaagttacggctcaCGAGCatgacgttccttacctcagattaaggtatgttacccgcatacttaaggaggggagggcagccggcgtccatgacaaaggggggtcgtcacaagcgggttaaattttgtttttgaagaacatgtcctgtatatctgaatgtcaattttgttttcgaatgtaaatctggacaaattcaattcattgttttcgtgttcgaagagcatgacttgtatatgttaatgtaaattttgtttgttttgaattgtaaagcaggttaaattccattcagtttcatttcattgtttaatttacgttctaattgtgtacatttcactttcattgtttaaatatacaatatatcgtttaaacatcagttttaaatatttcaaaatacggtgtacccgtttaaaataacactgtctctgtttaactaaatgcattcattgtttaaataaatatgggaagttgcccatcaataacttgtatatctcaatgtaaagtttgtttgttttcaattgtaaggcaggttaaatttcattcagtttcatttcattgtttaatttacgtctgtagttgtgtacatttccgctttcattgtttaaatataccatatatcgctttaaacatcgagttgaaatatttcaaattacagtatGATCcgattaaaaataacaatgtctctgtttaaatacattcaattcgttgtaaagagtaagagtttaaatatggaaacaactccatcaatacacaatgtttccctgtcatcgtcggcttaTTAACAATACTCttttgattgtcttgattctgaaagtatttttgttatactctttttgatgcatgaaggcgcctaacgacaaccatcggcagacATTCCACGATCCCACGGATgtttttttcgttctttatgaaattgaagtcaaaaattccttttgattgcatgatttgacatcctcgaaatgttcgacaccgtcaaaacgttgtccaatatccaacgacgaCGACTTCGAATGATCCGACGAgcaaggaagacatcccacaccgccgtggtcaccatggggatgaatgggagcactcgcagaatccgaattccccgccaacacttcaccaaataaaaagatcaatatgttaagcggagaatataatgtttaagtgataatgacaatatttaaacgttaaattaaatacttaagcatttaactaataacgtaaacgactaatacaatatgttaaacaatgacggacatatttacacaataatgaccccgcacaacctggaataattaaaagaaaaggaacttacaacgagtaaacctcgttttcattaggattcggcaatggcacattttctgtctcgacgacaagatcaactacagcacatttgaagatggagtggacgtgacacatccgctggaagtcaacatcgttttctattgggcaaaccgttttatatccatctggtgtgatgaacttaaccctgacaagagaaacttcgagaccccatcgctcacatatctcagctaacaccaactcccaagaagtctgagcagtgaacattagcacccttccctccccgttgaatctagcaataccacaaaaactctccataatatatcggtcgaaaaccaaatcgtacaaaccaaatgaagtgaagaacaaaaagaagacgaagaagaagaagtagaagatgtaaagaacaaacagcagtcagaaaggcaaacaaaaaagtgcacagttgtatgcatagaggttagactagacgtgatgtgattgggcggtatttttccctccatcccaagggcaaaaagggaaatatatgtcactgtcgcgaggaagacatattctcatcgttcgaatgaatgttctcaactcaacatgagtctctgtgtaaacgtcaagctttttatgtttaaacagatacatatagtgtttaaaaataatggttaacctgctttaactaaaagtctatatcatgtaaataatatgttattgttttaaattgaatgcttttcactaacatcgcgttgaagatgggtacctccccgggtcactgctttaaacatctttacgtatttttcttaaacaccgttatcattgtttaaagagtaactagagtattgttttaacattttctattgtttacaccgttgtcattgtttaaagagtaactttttttcttaaacaccgttgtcatttgcttttaaacatatttacgtattttctattgtttacaatgacgttcttttgtttcccacattgtttgttttttactaggtctatgtttaaatttcgaagttcacgatcaaataagcttgtttcgttttatttataaaagatttacaacatttacaacatttacaacgtccgctcgggactttggacactcacgactcgacccgtCGATAACTGAAACAAGTGTCCAGACATTTGAATGCTCACGGGtctgcataacatgcgcatcaacttgaacctgcacaacgtacaacattaaaaaaaggttaaacaacacacattcatgaaaacgactattaatcaatgtgtcatggtcggacttaaacgaagatcctgatagttaaacacagaacgtaatagttgtacactgacgtaatgttcttaaatggtaacagaaagtctcaagtgataaatatcaaccccgtcttaaaggatgtttcctgatctccctcctctagagaatcctccgcaatcacgaaatacgtgaaaaatttcttttcttacccaagtcgaaatgctcgcttaattgcttgcccgtcatccaccgctgaagaatcctctgcattcaggcaattatgagagcatttcgactgggcaggaaaagatagtttaacttgttgcgtgattgcggctaaatgattctcaagataaggaagaaggttcacgaaacatcctttcggatAGAGTGATcagtccatgggaagaggagggacgaggaggaggaggaggatgatgaggacgacgagtgAGTGGTTGTCCAGTGGGGAGGGTTCTTttccggttatttatggtgtaaATTCCACAAgcggtcgactcttcatatccgagaaaaagttaaacgacagATGGGtcgacatcgatcgatgagaacgaatcgggtgttcggaaaattatgttaccgtgcataaatttttaatgccgtcattaattcttatgcaccgGGATACCATAACTCCCTACGCCACGCTGCCACCGCCAAAgaattcggatcaaacgaaaaagatcaccgcttttacgcagagacttttgagaatttacatcgctaatataaatagttatacatgtaaagataacgttaaacggagatgggaagtattacacggatatgataattattaaacatattagtaaaatatttaaacgttaaaccgcagaaagcccttcaaaaggttgagcatgatgtgatttggtgcttttcctttcccaccatttttcgggtacaaaaatgggatttcacaacatggacccatttgaagtgagcaggtagggggtaaaagggaagttaaagcACTACTGAAGATTTGTCCAAAGGGTGTCAAAAGTAggagggtttttgggaagttttgaaaaattacgatGGATGAACAAGTAatttttccctaataataataattattattattattattattattattaacaaaaggACCATAAAGTTCATAACATTCATCTGGGCAACAACTGCATACAAGCTGCAGTGCAGTATAGTTCATATAGAGTTTGCAAAAAGCTACAACTGTGTTCAAGAACACCAACAAAAACCCcattatttacttgttttaatATCATATCACAACCATAGATTGAAAGGGAGATTTTGATCATTCATATTGATACAAGAGAAAATGCATAGCTTTTGCAGCATGGCTCACAAAATCATGGGAATTTGGGGATGTTGACCCACTGGAGTTGCAGTTCTATTTCACCACTTTCAACATTTCTTAGCCTCAGAATAACATCTTGAGTGAGAATGCCATTTTTCCAGATGATGGGGCTCTCAACTGCTAAGCAGTTTTGAGTACTGGGTAACACACTGCTCATCAGGCAACCATCAGGCATGTCTTCAAGATTCATTTTTACCACATCGAGAAGTGGTTGGATGCTGAACTCTGCTTCACCCATTTTGTCGTCTCGGGTGAATGTGTCTTTGTCAAAGACTTCCTGAAGAACACATGAATATGAGATGAGATTCAAAGCAAAAGCAAATACATTTCTTTTTGCATCAATGCTTGGAGAATTCTACATGAGCTGGACGCAAATGAAACATATTACTTGAATCCCATTCAACGTAAAAGCATAAACTGATAAGATGATAAACTGAGACTTAACTGGTATAGTCTATTTTAACTAGTCATGttgcaaataaaataatcaactaAACTTCGACGCCATGTTAAATGCAATGATGCAGGGTGAAATGGTTACTGAGGAAGTGGTAAAAACTCAAGACAGACATGGGGAATCCATTAAAATGCCCCTTTTATGAACTTGTTACATATTGATGTGTGGAATCTTGAAAATGCATAATTGGATGTAATTGTACATctgtaaaataatgaataagcaggctcaatataaatgaaatgaCGCACAAGCTTAATTGGATCAACAGGCTCGGCAACTGAAAGTGTTAAGTCTTCATTCCACTCTGGATTGACATTAGACTTCTTCACACTAGTTTTCAGTTTCTGCAAAACCGCAAATCACAAATCAGAAGATTAAAAGTAAAGTGCTATCATCATAAAACAGAAACAAGATAGCAAATGAAAAGTATCACATTTATTCAGAAGCAACTTCTCATCCACACATAACTGATATGGAAATACAAGGATTTACAATCAGCCACTAAGTTCTAAAATTAGACATACATGCATTCCTCATACACAGACAAATATCTAGGCATGAACTTTCAAATGCATGTCAAGCATCATTTCAaataatttggaggagagtgtgcACTAACACAGTAACACATGAAAGCCTGCTGCATGTGTGATCTGGAATTGAACATGTCAAAATAGCAACACTATGAAGGACTGTCTCACTTGCCCtcggaaataaataaataatgacctTTGAATGTGCAACCACCTAAACGACAGGATAAAAAGTAGATACTCCTATTTCATATTAACCTCTCAGGGTTGAATAAATAAACCCATACATTAATTAGGCAAACATAAGTTGCAAAATCAAGCAAATTAATCATGAATATTTCGTAACTATTTGCATCTccataaattcataataaaaaaacgaAAATATTTCCAATCATAAACTTCTGAAAAGTCTTGCCTAGTGACCAGGATGTATACAAAAAGTCACCAAGGAAGGAAGACAAATAGAAAGattcaagaaaagataaaaacaatcgAGGGTAAAGGACCTGGGTCTACTCCATaaatattagttaaaaaaaaaacattaaatccCATACATGAAGATCAAGCAAACTACCCATGAATAGGTAACAACCATTTGCATCTCCATAAGTTcattaaaaagatgaaatttttCCAAGAATGAACTTCTCAAAAGCCTGACCTTGTGTGTCGAGGAAGCAAACACagagaataaagaaaaaacacacataGAAAGATTCAAGAGAAGAAGGGAGCAGGCAAGGCCGAAGGACCTGGTCGCCCATGGTGACCATAAGGTACGGGTCACTGCCCGAGGAGTCACGAGAGACAAGGTTGACCCCCCGCAACACCCGCACCTTGAGAAGTCCCACCACGTTCTCCATGCCCAACTCCTCTTCAGCCACCGAGAGCAACGATGAAGATCAACAATGAAAGACACAGATAGGGACATGAAGATCAACCACCTGAAGGCCACACACTAATGGGCCAGCCTGCTCCGGAAGCAGCCCAATCTAAACCCACACAGCACCTCTTTCCAGAATCTAgatatttttggtaaataattgaAGTAGtaattcaggaaaaaaaaaaattagtacttAAActaaatggataaaaaaaatgaaaatgtctCTTATACTGTTAACTAACATTCTTGAGCAATTTGTAACTCAAGAATCAGAAATATATCAAGAAACTTCTCACAAATAACTGTTTCACTGTTTGTCTCATTCATTTTCAAGCAATCAGAACAAAATTCTAGGTCAGCTCAAATGCAACAAATGTACATACAAGACGTTTA includes the following:
- the LOC120267445 gene encoding protein C2-DOMAIN ABA-RELATED 5-like isoform X1, producing MENVVGLLKVRVLRGVNLVSRDSSGSDPYLMVTMGDQKLKTSVKKSNVNPEWNEDLTLSVAEPVDPIKLEVFDKDTFTRDDKMGEAEFSIQPLLDVVKMNLEDMPDGCLMSSVLPSTQNCLAVESPIIWKNGILTQDVILRLRNVESGEIELQLQWVNIPKFP
- the LOC120267445 gene encoding protein C2-DOMAIN ABA-RELATED 5-like isoform X2, translated to MDRLMGLLRVKVLRGVNLAYRDARGSDPYVVLRLGRQKLKTSVKKSNVNPEWNEDLTLSVAEPVDPIKLEVFDKDTFTRDDKMGEAEFSIQPLLDVVKMNLEDMPDGCLMSSVLPSTQNCLAVESPIIWKNGILTQDVILRLRNVESGEIELQLQWVNIPKFP